A stretch of DNA from Spirosoma endbachense:
ATGCCAAAGGCTGACCGGGTTCCTCCTCCCACGACACTAACCCCTTTTATCGTCTGCGGTTGGGCAAACGCAAATTGTATCCAGCCGTAGCCCGCTACCGAGTCTCTGGGCAACAGGTTGGTAGTAGCCAGGTCTCCGTCAGTAAGCTGCTCCAGGGTGAAGCTGCCGTCATTGGTGGTAATGGTTGGATTCAGTTCCGTTAACGAAATATCAGCAGCCGGCAGGCGGTAGGCAACCACCGCTATGTCTTCGTAATACTCCGGGGGGGTAGGAGGTTTTTCACTCAGACCGGAAGACTGCGCTGATAGAGGAACATTCTGAAAGTCGCCCGTAGTGGCGGGGGGTTTGGGTAAGTTGACGCTCAGTGACTGTCCGCCCTTTACCCGCATCTCACGCCACACTAATTTCTTCATACCATCTTTGGCCGTTACCCAGGGCCCTCCACTCTCGCTCCAGCCCGGTGAGCCCGCAATGGCCATCTCCAGTTTTAATGAATCGGCCAGCCGGGTGGCGTAACGAAACGCATCTTTCCACTCAGGAGTCATGTAACTCAAGCGCTTGGTCACGATCTGGGGGGTAATCATTCCCGCGTCAAAATTCTGGAAGCCACCAATACCCGACCGGTGCATCCACAGCAGGTCTTTATGAATGCCGCCTTTGCTAATATTCCCGTTCATCCAGTGCCACCACACGCGGGGGCGGGCCGCCTGGTTCGGTGTGATGAAGTTTTGCTGGAGAAGATCGGGGCCTTTAGACTGTGCCTGGCTGTAGCCCTGAGCCAGAATAAAGACCCAAAGTGCCAGTCCTTTGCTATAAAATCGGTTCATGTATCGAATCAGGTTAATTAGTCAGGGTGAGGAGGTTTATTGGGTTTTGTTTGTCTTTAATCAGCATCGATTTAACAAATTTGAAAATAACCCATCAGGTCTATTCCGGTTTAGGATCGTTCAGGATAAATTCAGTGCTCATCACAATCATTAATGAACCTTGTTCCGGCTTAGGATTAACGAATACCACATAGGCATCATGAGGGGCCTGGTCGGAACGGTCCGGCAATTGGACCGGAACGTGAAGCTGGGTTAAACTGGCACCCGCTTCCAGTATCTGAGATTCGCCGATCAGCTTACCCGTTGGACTGTCCAGGCGAAGTTCCACTTTTCCACCAATGGTGTTGATTTGCGCTTTTGGTGCCATAGCCCGAAGCCGCAATTCAGAAATGGCATGCAAATCGATCTGTCGGAGAACTATATAGGAACCAGATTTAGAAGCGATAAGCAGGTTGGCCCCGCCCCCAGCTACTTTTCTAACATCCTTATAGTCATCAAAACCGTGCGTATCAACGCTGGTGTTTCTCAGCACGAGTGTCTGTTCCACTTTTTGAGTAGGCAGGCCATCGGCTCCTTTGTCTACATAGGCGGCCCGCAAGATATATACTCCTTTACCCTTGTCACCAGCAGGCAGATTGGCTACATAAGTACCTTTCACGGGGAGCGTAGTTTTGGTAGCTGCTTCACTCGATACACTGAGGATGTAGTTGACCATCTGGGCTGCGTCGGCGGTTGACAGTTGTGGGTGAGCGGCCATAGCGGTTTCGCCCCAGACACCACTCCCCCCCGCAATAACTTTCTTCGTCAACCGCTCCAAAGCAGTTTTATCATCTTTGTACTTTGACGCTACCTCCAAGTAGGAAGGCCCAATCGACTTTTTATTCAGGCTGTGACACGCTTTACAGTCACTGGCTTCGGTGAGTTTTCCGCCAGCAGACAACAATGCGCCGACATCCGCCGAACGATGGCCCTGTGCAACGGCCACTTTGTCATATCCTTCGGATAAGTAATTGATAGTGACGGCCACCCGTTCGGGGTCGATACCCTTACCCAGTATTCCATCTTCTTTATCCGTTACGTTGACAGTATAGTGGAACGGTTTGTTGGGAATATAAAATGAATTATTGCCACTGGGCATATTGACGGTCAGTAGGGGAGCTTCGTTCCCCACAGTAATATCCATCGATTGGGATGAAATGCCGCCCTTACCGTCGTTGACGGTCAGCGTGGCTTTGTATAAGCCTTTTTTAGCAAGGGTCAGGCTTACATCGGATGTTTTGGCTACTTTAACAAAGCCGGTTTTGCCTCCTCCAACATAACCGGCTGACCGCCTGGACCCTCCAGTCCGGGAAGTAATTTGCCAGGAATAGGTTAGCGGATCACCGTCCGTATCAGTGGTTCCTTTGGCGCTGAGTTTTAGATTCAGCGGAGCCGACCCACCCAGTTTATTTGCCGTCATCTGTACGTTTGGCTTCCGATTGCCTGGGTTGTATTCAATCCGAATCAGGCGCGCATCATCGTTTTGGGTAAACCAGCCTGATCCGTATTCAAGCATGTACAGATCCCCGTCAGCGGCAAATTCCATATCCATTGGGTTGGAAAAGGTATAACTGGGCATGAACCGCTCCATGGACTGGTAATTTCCAAGCTTATCCATCGTTACGGCCATAATCCAGCCCCGCATCCAATCGTAAATCAGGAGTTTTCCATTGTAATAGGCAGGAAAAGCATGAGGTGTGTTTTTGACTTCATCGGCGTAATAGACAGGCCCAGCCATGGCATTCCTGCCCCCACTTCCCACCAGTGGAAATTCGGTAGAAGTACTGTACGGATACCAGGTAAAGGCTTTTTGAGCCAGAGGAAGCTCCGTCAAACCCGTATTATTAGGTGACGTATTCGTTGGCTTGTTGGCATCCCATTTAGCTCCGGCTTTACCAGCCCCAAAATCGAATTTTGTATAGGCTTTATTATCCCCGACAAAATGGGGCCAACCGAAGTTGCCAGCTGTTCGGGCTTGTCCGACTTCGTCCTGACCAGCAGGGCCTCGGGTCGAATCTGGTTTGGATGCGTCAGGACCTACCTCTCCCCAGTATACGTAACCTGTTTTCTGGTCAATCGAAATGCGGAAGGGGTTACGGTGGCCCATGGTATATATTTCGGGGCGTGTTTGGGGCGTACCCTTTGGAAAGAGATTTCCGTCAGGAATCGTATAGGTCCCATCGGGCTGTGGTTTAATGCGGATGATTTTACCGCGTAAGTCAGCCGTATTCGCCGATGATTTTTGGGCATCCCAGGCACTTCGACCTACACCCTCATCGCTTGGGCTATACCCATTGGAGGCATGCGGATTGGTGTTGTCACCCGTTGATAAGTACAGATTACCGGCTTTGTCCCAGGCAATTGAACCGCCCGTGTGGCAGCACTCTTCGCGCTGGGTCGCTATTTCCAAGAGAATCTTCTTCGACGCCAGGACCAACTCATCACCCTTTAGTTCAAATCGGGCCAATACGTTCTTGGGTTCAGAGCCAGCCGGTGAGTAATAAAGATAAATCCAATGGTTTTGAGCGAAGTTTGGATCTTTATTGAGGCCTAAGAGCCCATCTTCGGCTGTAGATTCCTTTCCTTCTTTACTGACATAGTTTAAGCTGACTGGAATTGTAGCAATGGTTTTAAGCTGGTTGGTTTTGGTATTGTACAGCTTTACGTCCCCTTTCCGCTGAATGAATAGAACTCTACCATCATTCAGTACGCTCAGTTCCATCGGTTCGTCCAGCTTTTCAGCTAAAATAACTTTACTAAAACGGTTCTCTTCGGGCCGAGCCTTCGAATAATCGGGTGGTTGGGGTGCATCTCCACCAGTCGTATAGCGAATGCCCGCCCAAAGATGACCCAGAAACAGCGGGTCAGTAAAGGCTTCGTTCGTATGACCCATCGCCGTGTAGAATGAGCGCCCCCCGTCGTATTCCTGATACCAGCTTATGGGATGAAAATTCGAGTTTTTCCCCCCTCGGTAACTCGTCTCGTCGACAGTGAGTACAACATTGATTTTTGGCGAAATGTCTTTAAAATTATAGATCTCCTCGGCCCGTTCAAAGGAATCGGGCATGCCTTTGGTAGACCATTGATTCTTCATGGCCACGATAAACTTCCCTTTCTGCACGTTATCGGGCGTGGGGTGATCCAGAAAATACGCGCCCGCCAACTTCCCGTACCAGGGCCAACCGTACTCGGTATCCGTTGCCGCGTGTACGCCCACATAGCCGCCACCGGCCTGAATATACCGTTCAAAAGCAACCTGTTGGTCCGAGTTCAGCACATCACCCGTTGTATTGAGGAAAACGACCGTATTGTACTTTTTCAGACTTGACTCGTTAAACTGGCCCGCATCTTCGGTAAAAACTACACCAAAGCTTTTCTCAGAAGCCATTTTTGCCAGCGCTTTTTTTCCCGTTTCGATGGACTCATGCCGGAATTCGACCGTCTTACTAAAGACTAACACATTTGTCTTTGGCGTCTGGGCAAAGGTAACCTGTAGAAGTAGCCATAACATAGCCATTAAAAAGTTGACAGACAATCGTTTAGCTTGCATATAAACAGAAGATATGATAATGACACAACAAACGTATAAAAAAAATTCCATTATTATCTACCTTGGTAGATAATATTTTTTTTCAATTCTATATCTTTGCAGTGCAATGTTCATCTAGTCGGTTCCATTCGTTAATTTTTTCAACATGATCTCAAGATACCTACTTGTACTGCTCGCCCTCTTTGGTTGGAGCCCGGGACTGGCTCAGTCGTTTGCTAACGCCGATCCGGCACATATTGCCCTATTTCCCCATCAGAATGAGTTTCGAAATACGTTGAGCCTGTCGGGCATGTGGCAGTTCAAAAAAGACTCGATGGAGGTGGGCGAAAAAGAAGGCTGGCAGAATGGCCTGACGGCTACTCGCTCCATTGCCGTACCAGGTAGTTGGAATGAGCAATTTACCGACAGCCGAGATTACCTAGGTATGGTTTGGTATCAGAAAGAAACCTACGTACCTAGTAGCTGGAAAGGGCAGCGTATCTTTATTCGTTTGGGCTCAGCTACCTATGCCGCTAAACTGTGGATTAACGGTAAGCCGGTCGGCCAGCACGAAGGAGGCAATCTGCCGTTTGCCTTTGACATTAGTTCTGCCGTAAACTGGGGAGCCCCTAACCGCATTACGGTTCAGCTTGAGAATATGCTTAAACCCTCCCGGGTACCAACGGGTAACGTACCCGGGAGTCCCTTTACGAACTATCCCAAATCAAACTATGACTTCTTTCCGTTCGCCGGTTTGCATCGCGATGTGTGGTTGTATTCAGTGCCTGCCGTAACGGTCATTAAAGACATCACGGTTAAAACTACCTTTACGGGTACGACTGGCAGTGTGGAGATCAGCGTATTGACCGAAGGCAAAGCCAGCCGGGGTACAATTCTCATTACCGGAAATGGGAAGAAATACGAAGCGCCGATCCGCTTTACTGGCAATGCCGCTACGACAACCCTTTCTATTCCTGATGTTCGGCTCTGGTCACCCGAAGACCCCTATTTGTATCAGGTTGACGTAAACATTGGCGATACCAAAACAACACTCGATCACTATACGCTTGAAACGGGCGTACGTACGATCAGTGCCAACGACAAGCAGTTGCTGCTCAACGGGAAACCCATCTTCCTGAAGGGCTTTGGTAAGCACGAAGATTTCCCGATTTTTGGCCGGGGTACAGCCAATCCGGTTATCGTCAAGGATTATTCGCTCATGAAATGGGTGGGTGCCAATTCATTCCGTACGTCGCATTATCCTTACGACGAGGAGTATATGCGCCTGGCGGATCGGGAAGGGTTTCTGGTTATCGACGAAATTCCGGCGGTGGGGCTTTATTTCCATGGCGATACGACCGATCTGGCCGCCCGGCAGGCGATGTGCAAACAGTACATTAACGAACTGATAACCCGCGACAAAAACCACCCTTCGGTCATTATGTGGTGCGTAGCCAACGAACCGTTCCCAAAGGAGGTAACCTTGGCTGGCAGTTCGGCTGACCGCTCGGCTACCCCGAAAAGCATTGACCTCTTTAAAGAGCTTTTCGCATTAGTCAAACAGAAAGATAACACCCGGCTGGCTACACTGGTAGGAGCAATGGGAGGACCCCTGGAATGGGTAGGATTGGGCGACGTCATGTGTATCAACCGCTATTATGGATGGTATTCCCACGCAGGCGATATGGCGGGGGCCGCTCGTATCCTAGGGCTGGAGGCTGACGCCCTGCACAAACGCTATAACAAGCCTATAATTTATACGGAGTTTGGAGCCGATACCTACCCGGGTATGCACGCGGATGACCCCGAGATGTTCACCGAGGAGTTCCAGGCCAACTTTTTGAAGATGTACCTCGACTTCGCCCAGTCGCGCGATTACATTACGGGTATGCACGTATGGGCCTTCTCGGATTTCAAAACCGGACAGGGGATCATCCGATTTGGCGGCATGAATTACAAAGGAGTATTCACCCGTGACCGCAAACCAAAGGCGGCAGCCCACTACTTACGGTCACGTTGGACTAAATGAAGAGATCGTTGGAAAACCTACCTAAGGATTTCTAGGATGAAGCAAAAGTTGTAGTTTTAAGATTGCCGTAGCACACCGTCTTCATTTGAGCTGGTGTGCTACGGCAATACCGCCCCACTTTTTTAACACTGGTAGGCCACTCCTATCTCCTGTGAATCGGACCCTGTAAACCGAATGTCTTTAAAGAATACTAACTACTGATATGAATTCAATTAGTGATAAGAACTATATCCAGCAGGTTTCGATTGACTGCGTCATTTTTGGTTATCAGAATCGGCAGCTAAAGGTATTAGTGCCTAAACTCGCCTATAAAGGTGATTTTTGGGGGCTTCCCGGTGGTTTTATTCATCAGGACGAAGACATAGATGCGGCAGCCAAGCGTATACTCTACGACCGTACGGGCATCACCGATGTGTTTCTGGAGCAATTTCAGGTCATGGGTAAGGCCAATCGAAGCAGTCGTACTTTTCTGGACCGGCTTGTTGAGCTGAATGCCGACAATCCGCTCTTGCTATTTGATAGGGAGTTGCGCCAAAAGGACTATGACTGGTATACCCGACGGTTTATAACCATTGGATATTACGCTTTGGTGGACATCAGTAAAGTCATTCCGCATAAAACGAATCTCGATGAGTCCATAGAATGGTATCCTGTCAAGCAAGTACCAAAGATGATCATGGATTATAACGAGATGGTTAAAGAAGCGCTGAAAACGCTTCGACTTACCCTTGACCAAAAGCTCAGTGCCTTTAACCTGCTTCCCGACACCTTCACGATGCAGGAAGTGCAGGACCTCTACGAAGCCATTTTCAACAAACGCTTTGCGCAAAACAACTTTCCCAAGAAAATTCTGCGCCTGAACGTATTGGAACGGCTGGAGAAAAAGTACACCGGTGCCGCCAACAAAGCCCCTTATTTATACCGCTTCAATAAAGAGCATTACAATCAGCTATCCTCTGAGGAAGCTTTACTGGCTGATTACTAGACTAAATAAACTCTATTATAAAATTTGCTTACTACTTTTTTGCAGTCATGGGTCTGCTTTCAGCGTGTATACTGGTCCAACAATCCCCCGAGCTAAGGATTTTGCATCAAGTTAGACTTCCCAAAACGATTTAAAGGTTTGTCTTGTCCTGATTTTATTCGGACGTTTTTCTGAACGGTAGTCGGGTAGGAGGGAATGGGTTAGAAACGGCCCTTTTTGCGTTCAATAAACTCGTTCAGTTTAATAGTTCAGGGTTTTGACTCGCTTCAAGCTTTTTCTGAACGAATTTTGTCGCGCTAGCTGCTTTAGTAGTCGTTTGCTCTCTGCTATTAGTCAATGTTGCTATTGATTGATTCTACTCCTCATCTTTCGGAAAGTCTAATCGCAGACGAGCTTGTTCAATAGCTAAGTGCAGTTTTTGCTCCAATACGGTGGTTGGTAATTGATGAGTTAAATATTCAGCAACTCGGATATCACCTTTGTCCAATTGCATCAGTTCAATGTGCTCCCGTGTTTTCTCAGCGCACAAAATTAGGCCAATCGGAGAGGCCTCACTTTCAAGCATTTCATACTGTTTTAACCACCCTAAATAAAGCTCCATTTGTCCCTTATACGCAGCTTTGAAGCGACCTAACTTCAGGTCGATAGCTACGAGTCTACGCAATCGACGATGATAGAACAATAAGTCAATTCGGTGATCTTCTCCGTCGATGACAATGCGCTTCTGCCTGGCCATAAAGGCAAAGTCGCTTCCCAACTCGATTATAAATTTCTGAAGTTCTGACAAGATTGCATCTTCCAGCTCCTGTTCAGAGTAGTTATTCTCTAGTCCTAAAAAGTCCAGTACATAGGGATCTCGAAAAACTAAGTCGGGTGAGAGTTGATTATCTTCCCGCAATTGGGCTAATTCTTGTCTGATCGTTTCTTCAGGTAACCGTGAAATCGCCGTACGTTCATACAGCATACCATCTATCTTCTTCTGGAGCGTCCGTACACTCCAGCGCTCCAACCGCGCCATCTGCATATAAAAGTCTCGTTTCAACTCATCTTTGATGGTAACAAACGTGACAAAATGGGACCAAGTGAATTGTTCAGACAGTGTCTGAAGAATCTGCGCATCGGGATATAATCGGGCTAATTCAACGGCATTGGTCAAATTAGCGACGCTAAATCCTCGGCCGAATTCAGTGATCAACTGCTCACTGAGTCGACGGATCGTTTGCTTACCATATTCCGCTCGACCCTGATTTAATATGTCCTCATGGATTCGTTTCCCAATAGCCCAATACAACCGGGTGATTTCAGCATTAATAACCGAGGCTATTTGTTGACGTGACTGAGCAATGAGACTACGTAAATCATTAAGCAGCGGATCAGAGGTAGGTACTATAGGATTCATAAACTGAATAATGGCGTCCTAGAAAGACACCTTGTCTTCAACAAACGTAAAGAATCAAATAAGGGTATTGTAGACAACTAGCAATCGAATACACTAATCAATCTAAACGTCGTTTAAAAAATGTTAAGTAGTCTACAGCTACAATTTTCTACGATGTGGCAATTGGGATTTCAACTGAAGCGCCAATTTCGACCCCGCGTAGACGGAGATACTTATACAGGGTGGTTTTGGAGATGTGTAACTCGCGGGCGATTTGTTCAACCGGGTACTTGGCTTCTTTGTAGAGACTTTCACCAAGGCGGGCTTTCTGCTCACCGGCTTTGGATAGCCCTTTGCGACGGCCTAAGAGTTGACCCCGTCGACGGGCGGAGGCCAAACCTGCCAAAGTCCTTTCCCGAATGACTTCCCTCTCAAACTCAGCTAGACTGGCAAAAATACGAAAAACGAGCCGACCTTGCGCTGTAGTGGTGTCGATCGGGTCGTTCAAACTGACTAACCCAACGTGTTGGCCTTCGAGCTGAGTGACAATCTCGATCAAGTGATTTAGGGATCGGCCCAGTAGATCCAGCTTCCAAATCATCAAAGTATCCCCCTCCCGGATGATTTCGAGTAGCCTGTTTAATTCAGGCCGTTCGGTTTTGGACCCACTGGCTTTCTCCTGAAAGATTTTCGAGCAGCCGGCTGCATCAAGGGCATCTAGCTGAAGCGCCAGGTTTTGATCTTGCGTAGAGACGCGGGCGTAACCTAACTTCATGATGTAGTAGTATCTATCTCACGTACTTGCCGTGAGTGTGAGAAATCTATTGTCGATCTAGGAAGCAGGTTGTTGGTGTTGAATATACAGAATTATCAGGTTTTAAGGCTAACAAAAATATGGATACTCCTAAGCTCTTAAATGAGGGGGGATCGCCTTTAAATAATTGTTCTAGCCGATCAGTCATCATTCACGTCAGAAACCGTCCACGAAAAGGTTACGTTTCCTGAACGCCTTCTATAAAAAGTACAAAATTTTATGAGGGTAGAAGACAGTTTATTCTACGCCAAATTAATGGTAAAATATAGTACTCCCCCAAATTAGGACCACTAGCTAAGTTGAAAAACAAGCTGTAAATAGTGGTTCAAAATGAAAGCAAAACGCAAGCAGCACTCGCCTGCCTTTAAAGCCAAAGTGGCTCTGGAAGCNNNNNNNNNNCTAGCTAGCTAGCNNNNNNNNNNCAGCCGTGACAAGCCAGTCGCGGTAGTCTGGCCAAAACTACTAAGTAAGTAGTCAGTATAGAGGTCGAGGGTTGTCTGCATACTCAAAATTAAACCAGCCATCCAAAAGGTGGCGTAACATCAGTTATAAATCTCATATGAAGTTTGATGTTCTGGTTTCTTCATCATCATTGAAAGGTCTATATGCAGAAAACAGGATCAATGATCGTTCCCAAGACTGGAAGAACACGAATGAATGTTTTACCTATGTTTTGGTGAAAGAGAAAGTAAACCAAGATCAGGTGCAAACGATGTTGACCGGCCTGGTTAAATCAAACTATGCAGGACTGGCCGATTTTAAGACCTTTAGGTTTATTGGTCAAAAACTTACGGACGTTACCCCGGGAAGAATTACGGGCAATCCCAATAGCTATTGCCTGCCAGCTGCAGGCTATTCTGTCCTTGAGTTTCTGTCGTTGATCATACTCATCCTGGCCTGCTTCAATTATAGCTCTTTATCGGTTTCCAGAGCCCTGACCCGCTCGAAGGAAATCGGTGTCCGCAAGACAACGGGGGCCAGCCGGAA
This window harbors:
- a CDS encoding ThuA domain-containing protein; its protein translation is MQAKRLSVNFLMAMLWLLLQVTFAQTPKTNVLVFSKTVEFRHESIETGKKALAKMASEKSFGVVFTEDAGQFNESSLKKYNTVVFLNTTGDVLNSDQQVAFERYIQAGGGYVGVHAATDTEYGWPWYGKLAGAYFLDHPTPDNVQKGKFIVAMKNQWSTKGMPDSFERAEEIYNFKDISPKINVVLTVDETSYRGGKNSNFHPISWYQEYDGGRSFYTAMGHTNEAFTDPLFLGHLWAGIRYTTGGDAPQPPDYSKARPEENRFSKVILAEKLDEPMELSVLNDGRVLFIQRKGDVKLYNTKTNQLKTIATIPVSLNYVSKEGKESTAEDGLLGLNKDPNFAQNHWIYLYYSPAGSEPKNVLARFELKGDELVLASKKILLEIATQREECCHTGGSIAWDKAGNLYLSTGDNTNPHASNGYSPSDEGVGRSAWDAQKSSANTADLRGKIIRIKPQPDGTYTIPDGNLFPKGTPQTRPEIYTMGHRNPFRISIDQKTGYVYWGEVGPDASKPDSTRGPAGQDEVGQARTAGNFGWPHFVGDNKAYTKFDFGAGKAGAKWDANKPTNTSPNNTGLTELPLAQKAFTWYPYSTSTEFPLVGSGGRNAMAGPVYYADEVKNTPHAFPAYYNGKLLIYDWMRGWIMAVTMDKLGNYQSMERFMPSYTFSNPMDMEFAADGDLYMLEYGSGWFTQNDDARLIRIEYNPGNRKPNVQMTANKLGGSAPLNLKLSAKGTTDTDGDPLTYSWQITSRTGGSRRSAGYVGGGKTGFVKVAKTSDVSLTLAKKGLYKATLTVNDGKGGISSQSMDITVGNEAPLLTVNMPSGNNSFYIPNKPFHYTVNVTDKEDGILGKGIDPERVAVTINYLSEGYDKVAVAQGHRSADVGALLSAGGKLTEASDCKACHSLNKKSIGPSYLEVASKYKDDKTALERLTKKVIAGGSGVWGETAMAAHPQLSTADAAQMVNYILSVSSEAATKTTLPVKGTYVANLPAGDKGKGVYILRAAYVDKGADGLPTQKVEQTLVLRNTSVDTHGFDDYKDVRKVAGGGANLLIASKSGSYIVLRQIDLHAISELRLRAMAPKAQINTIGGKVELRLDSPTGKLIGESQILEAGASLTQLHVPVQLPDRSDQAPHDAYVVFVNPKPEQGSLMIVMSTEFILNDPKPE
- the uidA gene encoding beta-glucuronidase — its product is MISRYLLVLLALFGWSPGLAQSFANADPAHIALFPHQNEFRNTLSLSGMWQFKKDSMEVGEKEGWQNGLTATRSIAVPGSWNEQFTDSRDYLGMVWYQKETYVPSSWKGQRIFIRLGSATYAAKLWINGKPVGQHEGGNLPFAFDISSAVNWGAPNRITVQLENMLKPSRVPTGNVPGSPFTNYPKSNYDFFPFAGLHRDVWLYSVPAVTVIKDITVKTTFTGTTGSVEISVLTEGKASRGTILITGNGKKYEAPIRFTGNAATTTLSIPDVRLWSPEDPYLYQVDVNIGDTKTTLDHYTLETGVRTISANDKQLLLNGKPIFLKGFGKHEDFPIFGRGTANPVIVKDYSLMKWVGANSFRTSHYPYDEEYMRLADREGFLVIDEIPAVGLYFHGDTTDLAARQAMCKQYINELITRDKNHPSVIMWCVANEPFPKEVTLAGSSADRSATPKSIDLFKELFALVKQKDNTRLATLVGAMGGPLEWVGLGDVMCINRYYGWYSHAGDMAGAARILGLEADALHKRYNKPIIYTEFGADTYPGMHADDPEMFTEEFQANFLKMYLDFAQSRDYITGMHVWAFSDFKTGQGIIRFGGMNYKGVFTRDRKPKAAAHYLRSRWTK
- a CDS encoding NUDIX hydrolase, producing the protein MNSISDKNYIQQVSIDCVIFGYQNRQLKVLVPKLAYKGDFWGLPGGFIHQDEDIDAAAKRILYDRTGITDVFLEQFQVMGKANRSSRTFLDRLVELNADNPLLLFDRELRQKDYDWYTRRFITIGYYALVDISKVIPHKTNLDESIEWYPVKQVPKMIMDYNEMVKEALKTLRLTLDQKLSAFNLLPDTFTMQEVQDLYEAIFNKRFAQNNFPKKILRLNVLERLEKKYTGAANKAPYLYRFNKEHYNQLSSEEALLADY
- a CDS encoding PDDEXK nuclease domain-containing protein produces the protein MNPIVPTSDPLLNDLRSLIAQSRQQIASVINAEITRLYWAIGKRIHEDILNQGRAEYGKQTIRRLSEQLITEFGRGFSVANLTNAVELARLYPDAQILQTLSEQFTWSHFVTFVTIKDELKRDFYMQMARLERWSVRTLQKKIDGMLYERTAISRLPEETIRQELAQLREDNQLSPDLVFRDPYVLDFLGLENNYSEQELEDAILSELQKFIIELGSDFAFMARQKRIVIDGEDHRIDLLFYHRRLRRLVAIDLKLGRFKAAYKGQMELYLGWLKQYEMLESEASPIGLILCAEKTREHIELMQLDKGDIRVAEYLTHQLPTTVLEQKLHLAIEQARLRLDFPKDEE
- a CDS encoding recombinase family protein, with translation MKLGYARVSTQDQNLALQLDALDAAGCSKIFQEKASGSKTERPELNRLLEIIREGDTLMIWKLDLLGRSLNHLIEIVTQLEGQHVGLVSLNDPIDTTTAQGRLVFRIFASLAEFEREVIRERTLAGLASARRRGQLLGRRKGLSKAGEQKARLGESLYKEAKYPVEQIARELHISKTTLYKYLRLRGVEIGASVEIPIATS